In a genomic window of Desulfotomaculum sp.:
- a CDS encoding GntR family transcriptional regulator, producing the protein MVFETLREAIIKGLLRPGERLMEIQIAEELGVSRTPVREAIRKLELEGFLVMVARKGAYVADISVKDITDIFEVRAALEGLAAGLAAERITEEELEQLERALVQTSEATTGDLNTVVQSDTSFHELIYRASRNQRLQQIVIHLQEQIQRFRAVSLSQPGRTSVFIEEHRKIVEAISERNSELASLLAREHIENAEQSLLGVLEGVSPV; encoded by the coding sequence ATGGTTTTTGAAACTTTGCGGGAGGCTATAATTAAAGGATTGCTAAGACCAGGTGAAAGATTAATGGAAATCCAGATTGCCGAAGAGCTGGGCGTTAGCCGTACGCCGGTTCGTGAGGCCATACGCAAGCTTGAACTCGAAGGTTTTCTGGTTATGGTTGCCCGCAAAGGCGCCTATGTCGCCGATATTTCCGTAAAAGACATTACCGACATTTTCGAAGTGCGGGCTGCTTTGGAAGGCCTTGCAGCCGGATTGGCCGCCGAGAGAATTACTGAGGAAGAGCTTGAACAACTGGAGAGGGCACTGGTTCAGACTTCTGAGGCTACGACGGGTGATTTGAATACTGTCGTCCAATCAGATACATCGTTTCATGAGCTTATTTATCGGGCCAGCCGGAACCAGCGTCTGCAACAAATAGTTATCCACCTTCAGGAACAGATCCAGCGTTTCCGTGCCGTTTCTTTATCACAGCCAGGCAGAACAAGTGTTTTTATTGAAGAACACAGGAAAATTGTTGAAGCAATCAGCGAACGCAACTCCGAGTTAGCTTCCCTGCTTGCCCGTGAGCATATCGAGAATGCGGAACAAAGTCTGCTCGGCGTCCTTGAGGGGGTATCACCCGTATGA
- a CDS encoding photosystem reaction center subunit H produces MRKSKHLINLPVISLQEGQRIGKVKGLVVDPSRKSVAALILEEKGLFKEQKFIPFCNVRSVGENAVTVEQGNIIQKGATLPEIVKYYKDKIDVIGSRIVMENGTIIGQVNEYFIETQDGKIAGLEISTGIINDLMEGKAYLNSDFIRTLGKQVTVCTDDSKTNLIKNDDGMQENIRSFAGKAGQTWSLTLEKSRRLGSAIGRPFKERFKRLDKTSAIIDEKDELIPADSTVEETESKKGD; encoded by the coding sequence ATGCGTAAGAGCAAACATTTAATAAACCTGCCGGTAATAAGCCTTCAAGAAGGTCAGCGAATCGGCAAGGTCAAAGGATTGGTAGTGGATCCATCCCGAAAATCCGTAGCCGCCTTGATTTTAGAAGAAAAAGGATTATTTAAAGAACAAAAATTTATTCCTTTTTGTAATGTCCGCAGCGTTGGAGAAAATGCCGTAACGGTTGAACAAGGCAACATAATCCAAAAAGGAGCTACACTACCCGAAATAGTAAAGTATTATAAGGACAAGATTGATGTTATCGGCTCCCGTATCGTCATGGAAAACGGAACCATTATAGGCCAGGTTAACGAATACTTTATAGAAACTCAGGATGGAAAAATTGCCGGTCTTGAAATATCTACCGGGATCATTAATGATCTGATGGAAGGTAAAGCATACTTGAATTCAGATTTTATCCGTACCCTGGGTAAGCAGGTTACCGTCTGCACAGATGATTCAAAAACCAATTTGATAAAAAATGATGACGGCATGCAGGAAAACATTCGGTCATTCGCCGGCAAAGCCGGCCAAACATGGTCTTTAACTCTTGAGAAAAGCCGCCGGTTAGGCTCTGCGATAGGCCGTCCTTTTAAGGAAAGATTTAAAAGATTAGATAAAACATCCGCCATCATAGATGAAAAAGACGAACTCATACCTGCTGATTCAACCGTGGAAGAAACTGAATCAAAAAAAGGAGATTAA
- a CDS encoding aminoacyl-tRNA hydrolase: MLLITGLGNPGNSYSNTRHSIGFKVIDWLARERDITNWRLKCKALVANTEFQEQKIILAKPQTYMNNSGESVVSLLHWYRLSNQDLIVICDDVDLPLGRLRIRGKGGDGGHRGLRSIIDLVGSKDFIRLRVGVGRPLEPDFEMVDWVLSRFSSEEALVVEQMVEKAAQAIKTIAADGIEKAMNMYN, from the coding sequence ATGCTTTTAATAACTGGTTTGGGTAATCCGGGAAATTCCTATTCCAATACCCGTCACAGTATTGGTTTTAAGGTAATCGACTGGTTAGCCCGGGAGCGGGATATAACCAACTGGCGTTTGAAATGCAAGGCTTTGGTGGCAAACACTGAGTTTCAAGAGCAAAAAATTATCCTGGCTAAGCCGCAGACCTACATGAATAATAGCGGTGAGTCTGTAGTCAGCCTGTTGCATTGGTACCGGCTGTCCAATCAGGACTTGATTGTTATTTGCGACGATGTAGACCTGCCTCTCGGCAGGCTGCGCATTCGTGGAAAAGGCGGAGATGGAGGGCACCGTGGGCTGAGATCAATAATTGATCTGGTTGGCAGCAAAGATTTTATTCGCCTTCGAGTTGGCGTAGGCCGGCCTTTGGAACCAGATTTTGAAATGGTGGACTGGGTATTGAGCCGTTTTTCTTCCGAAGAAGCGCTGGTTGTTGAGCAGATGGTTGAAAAAGCTGCGCAGGCGATAAAAACCATTGCAGCCGACGGCATTGAAAAAGCAATGAACATGTATAACTAA
- a CDS encoding ribose-phosphate pyrophosphokinase (catalyzes the formation of 5-phospho-alpha-D-ribose 1-phosphate from D-ribose 5-phosphate and ATP), whose translation MTLNKRLKIFTGNANPELAEEIAQYLGVTLGEAKVIRFSDGEVHVKITESVRGADVFVVQPTSQPVNEHLMELLILVDALRRASARRITAVLSYYGYARQDRKTRARDPITAKLVANLITASGARRVVTMDLHAGQIQGFFDIPVDHLPGVPILAQYFLQQKLENVIVVSPDLGGVTRARELAERIGARIAIIDKRRPEPNVSEIMNIVGDVKDKNVIMIDDMIDTAGTITQGAEALKRRWGAKDIYVCCTHPVISGPAIRLLEKAPINEVIVTNTIPLSPEKKLSKIKVLSVAPLLGEAIIRIHEDLSVSKLFD comes from the coding sequence ATGACGTTAAACAAAAGGCTAAAGATTTTTACGGGCAACGCCAACCCGGAATTGGCTGAAGAAATTGCACAGTATCTGGGTGTAACTCTGGGAGAAGCTAAAGTTATCCGTTTTTCAGATGGCGAGGTTCATGTAAAAATTACCGAAAGTGTCCGCGGAGCAGATGTTTTTGTTGTACAACCCACCTCGCAGCCTGTCAACGAACACTTGATGGAACTGTTAATTCTTGTTGATGCTCTGCGAAGGGCTTCGGCAAGGAGGATTACAGCAGTTCTTTCATATTACGGTTATGCCCGTCAGGACCGAAAGACAAGAGCCCGCGATCCAATCACAGCCAAGCTTGTGGCCAATTTAATCACAGCCAGCGGAGCCCGGAGGGTTGTGACGATGGACCTGCACGCCGGCCAGATCCAGGGATTTTTTGATATTCCGGTGGATCATTTGCCGGGTGTGCCTATCTTAGCTCAGTACTTCCTGCAGCAAAAACTGGAGAATGTAATAGTTGTTTCACCTGACCTTGGCGGTGTAACCAGGGCGAGGGAACTTGCTGAACGAATAGGCGCCCGAATTGCAATAATCGACAAGCGCCGCCCCGAACCGAATGTTTCCGAAATAATGAACATTGTAGGAGATGTAAAAGATAAAAACGTTATCATGATAGATGATATGATTGATACAGCCGGTACAATTACCCAAGGCGCCGAGGCTTTAAAAAGAAGATGGGGGGCGAAAGATATTTATGTATGCTGCACACACCCGGTCATAAGTGGCCCTGCCATCCGACTTTTAGAGAAAGCGCCTATTAACGAAGTAATAGTAACTAATACTATCCCTCTGTCACCCGAGAAAAAACTAAGCAAAATTAAGGTTCTTTCAGTAGCTCCCCTTTTGGGGGAAGCGATTATCCGGATTCATGAGGACCTTTCCGTGAGTAAGCTTTTTGACTGA
- the bioF gene encoding 8-amino-7-oxononanoate synthase yields MEFLRTELDSLRKASLYRQLRWFEGPQSPRTTVNGRNCILLSSNNYLGLTDHPQVKDAACQALARWGTGSGGSRLISGNFLLYRELEEKIAQFKNTEEVIVFSSGYLTNIGTISSLAGAEDAVISDELNHASIIDGCRLSRARVVIFGHKDMQQLEKAFSETQDCRRRLVITDGVFSMDGDLAPLPEIVHLAEKYDSFVMVDDAHATGVFGSHGTGIVEHFNLGGKVAVQVGTLSKALASCGGYVTGKSDLINYLRNKARSFIYSTGLPPAAVGAAIAAVDLIREKPEIRARLFDNVNFLSEGLTRLGFTILTRESQIIPILVGDDNLTMDMDKALFERGVFVTGIRPPSVPPGTSRLRVSVMATHKREDLEEVLNVFESAGREIGLI; encoded by the coding sequence TTGGAATTTTTAAGAACTGAGCTGGATTCTTTACGCAAAGCCAGCTTGTACAGACAATTAAGATGGTTTGAGGGACCTCAGTCTCCAAGAACGACGGTTAACGGACGCAATTGTATACTTCTTTCTTCAAACAATTATCTTGGTTTAACAGACCACCCGCAGGTAAAAGATGCGGCTTGTCAGGCTCTTGCCAGGTGGGGTACGGGATCAGGAGGATCCCGTCTGATCTCGGGTAACTTCTTATTATATAGAGAGCTTGAGGAAAAAATTGCTCAATTTAAAAACACAGAAGAGGTAATTGTATTTAGTTCGGGATATCTTACCAATATTGGGACGATAAGCTCCCTGGCCGGGGCTGAGGATGCTGTAATCAGCGATGAATTAAACCACGCCAGCATTATTGACGGCTGCCGCTTAAGCAGGGCGCGTGTTGTAATTTTTGGTCATAAGGATATGCAGCAACTGGAGAAAGCCTTTAGCGAGACCCAGGATTGCCGCCGCCGCCTGGTAATTACCGACGGTGTTTTTAGTATGGACGGCGATCTGGCGCCCCTTCCGGAAATAGTCCATTTAGCGGAGAAGTATGATTCATTTGTAATGGTGGATGACGCGCACGCCACAGGTGTCTTTGGGAGTCATGGTACAGGTATAGTAGAGCATTTTAACCTTGGGGGAAAGGTTGCCGTCCAGGTCGGGACTTTGAGCAAGGCCCTGGCCAGTTGCGGCGGTTACGTTACCGGGAAAAGCGATTTAATTAACTACCTGAGAAATAAAGCCCGGAGCTTTATTTATTCCACCGGCCTGCCTCCGGCGGCTGTCGGAGCGGCTATCGCCGCCGTAGATTTAATCCGGGAAAAACCTGAGATACGGGCCAGGTTATTTGACAATGTTAATTTCTTAAGTGAAGGTTTGACCAGGCTCGGTTTTACGATTCTAACCAGGGAGTCTCAAATAATTCCCATCCTGGTGGGGGATGACAACCTGACAATGGATATGGATAAAGCTCTTTTCGAGCGCGGGGTCTTTGTGACCGGAATCAGGCCTCCTTCAGTACCCCCGGGAACGAGCCGTTTAAGGGTGTCCGTAATGGCTACCCATAAAAGGGAAGACCTTGAAGAAGTTCTTAATGTATTTGAAAGCGCAGGCAGAGAAATAGGCCTGATTTAA
- the glmU gene encoding bifunctional UDP-N-acetylglucosamine diphosphorylase/glucosamine-1-phosphate N-acetyltransferase GlmU (forms a homotrimer; catalyzes the acetylation of glucosamine-1-phosphate and uridylation of N-acetylglucosamine-1-phosphate to produce UDP-GlcNAc; function in cell wall synthesis) produces the protein MQRAAVILAAGKGTRMKSELPKVLHKICGRPMLDYVTESLNNAGIENITIVVGHRGDMVAKNLPGNISVVNQDPQLGTAHALLQAKERLEGFSGNLLVIGGDTPLITQSSLKNLLEYHENIGARATVLTAELIDPGNYGRVIRETSGRVLKIVEQRDASQEELAIREINTGIYVFSGEGLFEALSEIKNNNAQKEYYLTDLIEKYVKAELPVEAYKIKDAGEIMGINDRCQLAEVESNMRQRILTDLMLSGVTVIDPKNTYVDREVKVGQDTTILPFTIIEGRSSIGPNCTIGPGTHLIDVQVGTGAVIRNSIIMESLIGNNCNIGPFAYIRPGCVLEQEVKVGDFVELKKAKIGVKSKVPHLSYIGDTTMGSEVNIGAGTITCNYDGSNKWPTMIGNRAFVGSNTNFVAPVEIGSGAVIGAGSTITKNVPENTLSIARGRQKNIEGYNKKITAKEKDL, from the coding sequence ATGCAGCGGGCAGCAGTAATTTTAGCGGCTGGTAAGGGTACGCGTATGAAATCCGAGTTGCCGAAGGTTCTTCATAAAATTTGCGGCCGCCCCATGCTCGACTACGTTACGGAGTCCTTAAATAACGCTGGAATAGAAAATATCACTATAGTTGTTGGACATCGCGGGGATATGGTGGCTAAAAACCTGCCGGGAAACATCAGTGTAGTTAATCAGGATCCTCAACTGGGAACGGCTCACGCATTGCTCCAGGCAAAAGAAAGGCTGGAAGGATTTAGCGGTAATTTGCTTGTTATCGGCGGTGATACTCCTCTTATAACACAATCATCCCTTAAAAATCTCCTGGAATACCATGAAAATATTGGAGCCAGGGCAACAGTGCTCACTGCGGAACTTATCGATCCGGGGAACTACGGGCGCGTTATCCGTGAGACCTCCGGCAGAGTTTTAAAGATCGTTGAGCAAAGGGATGCGAGTCAGGAAGAACTTGCCATAAGAGAAATAAATACAGGAATTTATGTTTTTTCAGGTGAAGGGCTCTTTGAGGCGCTTTCAGAGATTAAAAACAATAATGCACAGAAAGAATACTACCTGACAGACCTTATTGAAAAATACGTCAAAGCTGAGCTGCCCGTTGAAGCTTATAAAATAAAAGATGCGGGAGAGATAATGGGGATTAACGACCGCTGTCAGTTAGCGGAAGTAGAATCGAATATGAGACAGAGGATATTGACTGACCTTATGCTGTCCGGTGTAACGGTCATTGATCCAAAAAATACCTATGTTGACAGGGAGGTTAAGGTTGGGCAAGATACAACTATACTTCCTTTTACAATTATTGAGGGGAGAAGTTCTATAGGCCCTAATTGTACAATAGGGCCCGGGACACACCTGATTGATGTTCAGGTAGGGACTGGCGCGGTAATAAGAAACTCTATAATCATGGAGAGCTTAATTGGCAATAACTGTAACATAGGTCCTTTTGCTTATATCCGGCCGGGTTGTGTGCTTGAACAGGAAGTAAAAGTGGGCGATTTTGTTGAGCTTAAAAAAGCTAAAATCGGGGTTAAAAGCAAAGTGCCGCATTTAAGCTATATTGGAGATACCACGATGGGTTCGGAGGTAAACATAGGGGCGGGTACTATAACATGTAATTATGATGGCAGTAATAAATGGCCTACAATGATTGGTAACCGGGCTTTTGTGGGAAGCAACACAAATTTTGTGGCGCCTGTAGAAATCGGATCGGGCGCTGTAATTGGCGCGGGTTCCACGATTACTAAAAATGTGCCCGAAAACACCCTTAGTATCGCCCGGGGCAGACAAAAAAATATTGAAGGATACAACAAAAAAATTACAGCCAAAGAAAAAGATCTTTAA
- a CDS encoding transcriptional regulator (stage V sporulation protein G; essential for spore formation and a negative regulator of asymmetric septation in Bacillus; involved in methicillin-resistance, biofilm formation and capsular polysaccharide synthesis in Staphylococcus): protein MIVTDVRVRKLLREGKMKAIVSVTLDDMFVIHDVKVVEGNRGLFVAMPSRKTPDGEFRDIAHPISTMARELIQSAVLQAYEDVV, encoded by the coding sequence TTGATAGTCACAGACGTAAGGGTTCGCAAGTTACTCAGGGAAGGAAAAATGAAAGCAATCGTATCAGTGACCCTTGATGACATGTTTGTCATACATGATGTGAAAGTGGTTGAGGGAAACAGGGGTCTGTTTGTAGCAATGCCCAGCCGGAAAACCCCTGATGGTGAGTTTCGTGATATTGCCCACCCAATATCTACAATGGCCAGAGAATTAATCCAAAGCGCCGTTTTGCAGGCATACGAAGATGTGGTCTAA
- a CDS encoding threonine ammonia-lyase, protein MDPDMLTIESVRKASERLAGVTRSTPLDYSDTFSRLTGSELYLKLENMQKTGSFKIRGAYNKICSLSDAECEHGVIAASAGNHAQGVAYAASKAGIKATIVMPEGTPIAKVMATQGYGAQVVLAGEDYAQAFTQAKILQEKKRATLIHSFDDPEIMAGHGTIALELISELPDLDAIVVPVGGGGLISGIALAIKSLKPGVLVFGVQTAEAPAAYYSFKEKEIQKHLPGRTIADGINVRQPGSIAFEILKRYVDDLVLVEEEEIAEAIMLLLERSKLVVEGAGAVGLAALLNHRLPVEGKKVVSIISGGNIDANKISIIIERGLVKSGRRLQLNLVIPDQPGSLSKLISLLAGMKANLISIKHDRTKPQVPLQLAEVELVLETRDREHLDYILESLARQGYSPLGP, encoded by the coding sequence ATGGATCCGGATATGCTGACGATTGAGTCCGTCAGGAAAGCAAGTGAAAGATTGGCGGGCGTAACAAGATCTACACCTTTGGATTATTCCGATACTTTCAGCAGGTTAACCGGCAGCGAACTCTATTTGAAGCTGGAAAACATGCAGAAAACAGGCTCATTTAAAATAAGAGGGGCCTATAATAAGATCTGCTCGCTGAGTGATGCAGAATGTGAGCATGGGGTAATTGCCGCTTCAGCGGGTAATCATGCCCAGGGTGTGGCTTATGCAGCCTCCAAAGCAGGAATAAAAGCAACTATTGTAATGCCTGAAGGGACACCAATTGCCAAAGTCATGGCTACTCAGGGATATGGGGCGCAGGTAGTGCTGGCCGGCGAAGATTATGCTCAAGCTTTTACGCAGGCCAAGATCCTTCAGGAGAAAAAGAGGGCAACATTAATACATAGTTTTGACGATCCGGAGATTATGGCCGGTCATGGAACAATAGCTTTGGAACTAATTTCAGAACTTCCGGACCTGGATGCGATAGTTGTGCCTGTTGGAGGAGGAGGGCTGATTTCAGGAATTGCCCTTGCCATAAAGTCTCTGAAACCCGGAGTATTGGTCTTTGGCGTCCAAACAGCAGAGGCGCCGGCGGCTTATTATTCTTTTAAAGAAAAAGAAATACAAAAGCATTTACCGGGAAGGACGATTGCCGATGGTATAAATGTCCGCCAGCCGGGGTCGATTGCTTTTGAAATACTCAAACGTTACGTTGATGATCTTGTACTTGTCGAGGAGGAAGAAATTGCCGAGGCAATTATGCTTTTGCTGGAGCGATCCAAGTTGGTTGTTGAAGGCGCAGGCGCAGTCGGACTGGCTGCCCTTTTAAATCACCGTTTGCCTGTGGAAGGCAAAAAGGTGGTTTCAATTATAAGCGGAGGTAATATTGACGCAAACAAAATATCAATAATTATCGAAAGAGGTTTGGTCAAATCGGGGCGGCGCCTGCAATTGAATTTGGTAATTCCTGACCAGCCGGGGAGCCTCTCAAAATTAATCTCTTTACTCGCAGGTATGAAAGCGAACCTCATTTCCATAAAACATGACCGGACAAAACCGCAGGTCCCTCTGCAACTGGCAGAGGTTGAACTTGTGCTGGAAACACGCGACAGGGAGCACCTTGATTATATCCTCGAAAGTCTGGCCAGGCAGGGGTACAGCCCGCTTGGTCCGTAG